From the Eschrichtius robustus isolate mEscRob2 chromosome 3, mEscRob2.pri, whole genome shotgun sequence genome, the window tcattctactctTGTGCAGCTGGGATTTTAAGAGTCTCAGCTGCCCGGGGACAGCTCAGTGAAATAATTCCCTACCTCCAAGATTCTCTGTCCTCCAACTGATTGTAAGATTCAATGCCTCTGAAATTCTAAGTCTCAGATTCTATGACAGATGATAAGACTCTATGATTCACTCATTCGAACATTCTTAGCTTCTGATTGTCTTATTCTAAGATTCTACCATTCTAATTCTGAGGTTCTATGGGCTCAAAAATTCTAAGGGTGGAAGATTCTATGAGCCTCTGTAGGTTGGGGCTATAAGGGggagtgtgtgtctgtgcctgGATAAAATGTAAGCCGGGGCTGGGGGGGCAGGGCCAGGGAGCAAGGGGTGGGCACGGGAATCCGGCATTTTCTGGAAGGCACAGACATTCATTCCCTGTGGCCTCTTTGCCATCACAATGTTGAGCCCTTGAGAGTGCATGGCAGTTGGCGGGGCAGGGCAAGCTTTCCAGGGCACTGGGCTgatatccctcctccccccaccatggGCACTGCCCCCCCTTCTtttgccccctcccaccccccccccctttcccacGGGGGCACAACTAACATGGCGTTCCTGGCCGAGgctgagctgagcagggggctggggACCGCTCCACACGCTGAGCAGGGGAGGAGCAGGCTGGCCCAGGGGCACCGCTCCGACCTCGGGGGCGGCACAGACATGGGAGAAGGGGGGAGACACACGGGAAGTGGGAAGAGATGGGGCAGTGTGAGCCCcgagtggggtgggagggggagggcagatgagagagagagaggtgggttAGGGTGGGCGAGGGGCTGCAGCTGAGCACACCGGGTGCCCACCTTGCCTGCACCCTTGATGCACCAAGGTCAGGGAGCCCCGGTCGCATCATCAAGCCCTGAGTCTCCAAGAGTGGCTGTGGCCCACCCTCCCTACAGCATTTCCCACAAGGCCAAGTCACAGCGAGCCCCCTCCCCTTACCCGGCCCTCTGCTTCTTGGACTTGTCTGAGATGCCATCACGAGCCATGAGCTTGTTGAAGACGATGATTCCGATGAGCATATTCACCTGGGGGCCCGGTGGAGTGGGGTAGGGGAAGACAGGATCACCAGATGCCCTCCTGGCAGGGAAATCCCCAGGTGGAGGAGGTAGACCCCCTGGGGCCATGCCCCTCCCAGGATGCTGCAGGGGCACATACCAGGACAATGACAGCTGCTGGGCCCACGAAGGCATAAAGCAGACCACCCTCCAGAGAGAGCCAGCAGCTGGGGAGGGCGGAAAGAGGGGGTATCAGACAACCAGTGGGCCCGCTCCCATGCTCAAACACCATCCCTCAGGGCTCCCTGAGCTGCCAGGTCACCTTACGCATGGGGCAGGGACCCAGACAGGGTGAGAGCGAGCCACTGACTGTTGCTGAGACCCTCTAACAAGGGCCCTGGGGCTACCAGGGTTGATCCCTGACCTAAATGGTTCTGAGATTATCCAATCCCAGCACAGCCTTTTATAGTCAGGGAAACAGGCTGAGACGGGAGAATGTGCCCAAAGTCCCACAGCAGGAGTGGGCCAGGATCACAGCCCGAGAAGTCTGGAGGCCTATCAGGTCCACTGACTCCCGCTTCCCACCCCGGGAAGGCCCACGTACTAGCTGGATGTACCGTATCCTTTGGTGCGGGTAAAGCCGACCGACACGGCCACCACCAGGGCAGGCAGACCTGGGGGAGCGGGGGAGCCAGAGTGAGATGGCCGCTCGTCCTCAGGGTCCTTCATTCTCCCAGACCCCCAGCCCAGCTGACCCCTGTGCCCAGAGAGCAGGGCCGGGGCCGGAAGCTCACTTGCTGCCCCTGCCCCCAAGGCCCAGTGACAGGGTCCAGCACGAGCCCTGCTCACCCCAGCCCAGGCAAAGGAAGCGCTTGCGGACGAGGCGGGTGCGCATCCGTCCGATGACAGCCAGGTAGGACTGCCAGGCCTCAGTGAGCACCCAGCAAAAGGACGAGAGGAAGAAAAAGTGCAGGAAGGCGGCTGTCATGGTGCACACACCCtgcagggagaaggagagggagggagtggcCCTGAGCAGCCGCCAGGGTGGGAGGCGCCGGGCTTCCCACGTCTGCTGCTGGGCGCTGCCACAGCCGcccacctgagctccgcctcccaCAGAACCCTGCCAGGCACCCCCGTCTTCCTGCACCCACACACAGCACGACACAGGCCCGGTGACACGCACACGGCACTCGGCATCCAGGAGGCGGGCGGGCAGGCTGCCCACGCACAGACGGGGCTGTCAGGGAGGGGGACAAACAGGAGTGCCTGCCACGTCATGGCCGGGTGGGCCCCACGTCTGGCACCAGCAGGGCTGGCGCTGTGCAGAGAGGGCCGAGGGGGCATAAGGGACAGCCAACACAGATCAGATGCGGGCAAGTGGCACAGGAGGCTTCGCTTGGGCTCCCACATGCCCGCAGACACGCCCAACACACGTGTGCACAGGCGCTCGGCTCACGTACACGTTCACAGATGTACACAGACATCCCTCACTGGAGTACACACACCCCCTCTCCGACTCCCTCATGTACGCTCACACACTATCTcccacacacaccctcacccaaCACCCAGCTTGAGTGTCTACACACATCCGGCACTTAGTTTCATACACACGAGCACACGCGCCATCCCCCCTTCGCCCCACTCTCACACCCCGGCCCCCCTGTGAGCCTGCACCTGCCTTGCTCAGCACCCGCGACTGGCCCACGAGGATCAGGATGTTGGATGCCAGGATAGATAGGCAGAAATTCAGCAGGATGATGGAGCGTTCCGATTTTATAAACCTGGTGGGGCACAGTGGGCAGAGACAGGGGAGCTAGCCCAACCTGGGGTGGCAGGCcacctcccgccccgcccctcgccccccccaaccccccaccgtCCCACCTACCTCCAGAAGGCGGCATAGATGGCAAGGAGGGTGAGCAGCGCCATGCAGGACACAGCACAGCCGATCACAAGGGGGACCGAGGGGGAGCCCGCCAGCTCCAGGGTCTGGGGTAGAGGGGCAGACCGTCCGATGGGTCACTGGGAGAGGGCAGCTACAGGGGTGCCAtcgccctccccacctcctgtcTAGGACAGACTGGCACCCACACCTGTGTCACACCCACACACATTAGGGGACTCACCACTGCCTCCACACGTGCACAGAGCAGACCCAGTCACGTACGTGGACGTGTATTTATGCTGTCACCCGCACTCTTCCACACACAACCagacacatgtgtgtgtgtatatgcatgcaagCACCCACTGCCACACACCCCTGGGCATGTGTCATCGCTGTGAGCACCATCCCAGGGGCACAGACTTCCACGTGCAATCCCACAAGTACACCCACGCAAACGCCACGTGGGATCACCCAGATCCCCGCCAGCACTGTCACAGATGGCCACTGGCACCCAGGAGCCTCTTCTCCGGCCCAGCCCAGGCACTTCCCTCCCACTCACCAGGTCCTTGGGCGGCTGGGCCAGCACAGCAAAGGTGGACAGGTGCTGGCACTGGCAGCGAGTGTGGGCTGCCTGGGTCTCCAAGGTCTGGCAGCTCTCAGTGTCCCAGTCCCCTGAACTGGCATCTCTTGGGTGGAGGGAGAGGTGGAATGAGCCCCAGCCCAGCTCCATGGCCCCACCCCCAGTGCTGGCCACTGCCCAAGGACAGGTGAAACCCAGAGCAAGGCCACATCCAAgaggcgggcaggcaggcaggcagcgggAGCCACAGGGTTTGCCCTTGATCCCTCAGGCCAAGGATGGTGCCAAGGCACCCTCCCTCTGGCCTTCCAGGCAGGACATCCCCTCCTGAGGGAGGAGTCCCAGGGCTGCAGCCTTCCCCACACAGAGCCCCTGCCCAACTCACGCTCTGGAGTAGTCCCAGCTGGCACAGTGGGGATCCGTGGTGCCCTGAGGAGCAGAAGACCTAAGTGCAGCGTGGGTGGGAAGCTGCCCACCCGTGACCACCCCCATCCTGCCATGGCAGGCCCCACACAGGTCAGCGGTTCAGCCTGCCATCAGGGCAGACCACCTGCCCATCAGACAGGCCTTTGGCTGCCCCGGCTGGGGCATATCCACGGTCCCCGCCCAGGGCCCCACTCACGTTGATGATATAGGAGAGCTCCACGGTGATGAGGGGCTCAGCTAGTGGCTGGGTGGGGGGCCTCACAGTCACTGTCATCACCCTGGATGTGACGGCCAGCGGGGGCCTGGGGGACAGATGCTGAGGTCAGCTCCTGCCAGCAGGTGCCCAGACCCAGTCAGGAACCCTGAAGGTGCTTTGGATCGAGGGCAGGAGGCTACCATGGTGCCAAGGCCAGGGGAAGGCCTAGAGTTCAGTGGGGCCCAGGACTTTGGGTGAGGTCTAGAGCTCAGTCCAACAACCCCTGCACCTCCTCTGAAGCCTCTGGGAGCTGCATGGATGTCTTGGAGAAGCACCTGTGTCCAGAGCCAGGCGAGGGGTCCCTGAGGCTGCAGATGGCTCTCTCTGTGGCCAGCACGGGCTCAGCCCTCCTTCCCTTACCTAGGCCTCCCTGGACCCGCAGCAACCCCATCCACCCCTCCCAGGGACTCACCTGGGGGGCGGCAGGATGAGGCCGAGGGTGCGGTAGAGCACAGCACCAATCACAAAGTAGGAGGAGGACTCCTCAGGGTCTGCCGGGAGGAGGCGCTGGTGGGAGTGGCCCGGGCCAGGGGGCACGGTTCCTGGGCCTCTCCCCCTGCCAAGGCTGCCTGCTGCCCCGGATGCGGCCGGCTTCCCTGGGGAGGAGAGGCTGAGCACCTCCTTGGGTAGGAAGAGGCGGTCCTCCGAGTACCGCACCCAGTCCTTCATGCCCCGGCGGCCACGCATGGGGAACGTGATGTCGCTGGACACAGCCGAGACGGGCTCTCGCTGAATGCTGATCACTGCAgaggacagacagagacagaaacagaggggAAGGTCACAGGGGAAGAGATGAatgtgggggagacagacagcaGGAAGGCAGATGCAGACACCAAGGTTGGTACAAACAAAGAGGCGGGGAGACACGTATACAGAGAAACAACAAAGAGACGGAGCATGGGAAGAAACATGGAGACAGAGATACAAATAAGGGGTTAAATGAGGGAAAGGCAGGGcccagagaaagagaggaagatagGAAAAGCCCTCAGAAACCATCCCTCCCCCAAGGCATCCTGCGTTCGGCCACATccagcaccccctccccagcctgcctCCTTGTACCCAGGTTATCTGTGACAATCAGAGAGCTCTGGAAGGCCTTGAGAGCGTCGCCCACCAGGTGAATGAAGTCCTCCACGACCCGGAGCAGGTGCACAGAGCCAGGGGACACCTGGGGGCAGACAGGGCATAAGGGACCGAGGCAGGGGTGGGTCATGGGGGAACAAGCCTGGAAGCCCAGCCCCTCACCTGCTGAGCGTCATCCCACTTGTCCTTGTTCTCTGCATCCACCATGAAGCTCACCACCTGGAAGAAGCGCTGGGGAGAGAGCAGTGGGTGTTGGGAGGTCCCAGCCCCAGGGACAGTAGCTTCCCCGCCACAGCCACACCTGCCACCACCCCCCCCAGACTCTGCTATAGGGGCCCGGCCTCCCCCTTCAATCTAGGGCTTCTGAACCTTCAGCCCTCCTTCCTCTTGACAGGGTAGAGGGTACCTGCACGTCATCAGCCGAGGGCACATAGGTGGCTCTCTTGAAGGTGTCAGTGACATTCCTCAGAATGTCCACGGAGAAAAGCAGGTCCCCACTGTAGTAGGTGCGCCGGGCCAGCAGCTCCTGCAGGCTCCGCACCACTTGTGACATGCCCTCGCCCGCCAGCATGCGCTGCCCCTTGGCCAGGTGCTCCCGAAGCTGCCAGTGACAGGTAGGCTGCTGTCACCAGAGTGTCAAGAGCCGGGACCCGCCCCTGGCCCATCCCACTCCAGTCCACCCACCACTTGCATCCAGAGGGAAAGGGTCAGATAGAGATGCTCAAAGGGATCATGGGGAGACAGAGTCTAAGAAAGAGACCCATAAAGAGAGAATCCCCAAAGATACGTAAAGACTGAAATAGGAAcagcaaaagaaagaaggagctcagatatacatataaaagATGACAAGCACAGTTGAGGGACAAGGCACCTCCCTAATCCAAAGAGGTCATCACACGCTGGAGTGTaatgcgctctctctctctctcaaatacGAGCTCCAAGCACAAACACAACAAATACCGGTTACAGTCAGACGAGTACACACAGGCCACGTTCGCTAACAACATTCTTACCCCATGGCAAGCCctgggctgggcactggggacataaaaataatttcaactttgtccctgccttcaaggagctcccAGTCTCACAGAACACAGACATTGTGATGAGCACTCATAACACCTAATGACTGAGAAGCTCAGGGGGCTGTAGGAGCACAGGGGGAGGCACTGGAGATAAGGGAAGACATCTGAGAGTCAGGCCTTgagggatgagtaggagtttgtcAGACAAGGAGAGGCACAGCCAGGCAGAAGTGGGCACATTGTATGTACGCCAAGGCACATGGGCACGAGCAAGAATCAAGCTCCCTCCACGCCCACCAGAGTCTGGGACAGATCCTGTGTCGCCCCAGCCCAGCAGGGTGCACTCACTGACAGATACAGGTAGCGGTACTCGTGGGAGATGCAGCGGGCAAAGCTGGGCAGCCCCCAGTAGGCCACGCCCTGGGCACTGAGGAGACAGCGGCGGCTGGCAGACCCTGCACGGGGACAGGACAGAGGGTTGGGTGTGGGGGCCGAGCTCTCACTCACTTCACTCCACACCTCAGGATGGAGGCTCAAAGAGGCTGGGGGCCCGGAAGGGAGCGGCAAGAATGGCGGGTGTGGGAGGCATGCAGGGAGAGCCACCCGCCCCTCACCTGAGGCGTTGGGGGGGCACTTGTTGTAGATGATCTCTCCAGCAGCCGCCTTCTTCCACATCATCAGCATCACGTACTCGTCCCTGCACATCTCATGGAAGGCTGTTGGTACAGCGGAGGGGCTCAGCCAGGCCCAGGCACTTGCCCCCCAAGCCCCAGGGTCCGGTGGGCAATACCTGGACACCTCTTCTCACTGCAGGGCTTCACCTCCTCTCCGGTGCCCTCGCAGGGGTAGCCCTGAGCGCCTGTGGCCTGGCACATGCGGAAACGGCGCTGCCAGCCTGTGTCACATGTCTTGGAGCATAGGCTCCACGCGTTCcacggcccccacttgccgtctGTGGCTGCAGAGATGGGGGGCGTGAGTGGCCCCAGGCGCCCCCTGGGCCAGGGCCGCCACCTGCCCGCCCTTTGCCGTGCACTCACCCGGGCACTCAAGGTTGCCGCACTCCCGGGTGTCAGTGAGGGCCCCGGTACACGTGGCCCAGGCTGGGCCCGCCACACTGCACTTCCGGCTGCGCTGCTGGGTCCCATTAGCACAGGACATGGAGCACGGGCCCCAGGGACCCCATTCTAGCCACTGGCCTTCCACTGCATGGGGAGACACAAGCAGGGTTGGCTGTTGAGCAAGGGGTGTGGGGATGCGTCAGGGCAGAGCACCGCAGGGAGATGGCATTCAGATTTAAATAAGGCCAGACCCACTGGAGAGGGGTGGATGAAGCGGGGCTGGAGGGAGCTGGTggtgcctgggcctgggcctgcctgcctgccaccaGCTCCAGGAACAGAGGACCCCTCTCCACTCAGCACTGAGGCACATGCTCTCTTCTGGCTAGGGAAACGGGCCCCGGGCCACCTTCTGATCTTTGCCCACATGTAAGCCCAGCTTTGTGTCCCCTCACAGCCCAGCTGGCCATGAGCACCAAAGTGCTATGAACAACAAGGGTAGTCCAGGGCTCAGGGGAAGGGGCACTGGCAAGCAGCCCCCTTTAGATGGAATCACAGGGTGCCAACTCCAAGTAGGCTGGGCCAGGTCACCTCCCACGCTGGCAGGTAGACTCTGCCAGTCTCCCCATGCTTGGTCAAAGCTCACTGGGGTTCCCCCAGGGGCAGGGCATTGGACCTGACTTCCTCCCCTTTCCCGACCCCCACCCAGCTGGGCAGCGCCCGCCTGGAAGCCCACGGGTGCTACTGACCCGGGCAGGCGGCCATACTGCAGAGCTTAGTCTGCAGCTCGGGACCCTCGCAGGCCTTGCCGCCGTGCTGGGGGGGCACGCAGGTCCGCATCCGGCTCCGGGACCCCCGCCCGCAGCtgcgggagcacaggctccaggaccCCCACTCCTCCCACACgccgtgcactgcaaggaagcaCGTGGCCGGTGGCTGGGCGGCACCTTGGCCCCGCCCACTGCCCACCCGCCCACCAATCAGGAGCTCCGGCAGCTCTGCCACTGCTCCTCATTGGATCTGCCCTGGGCCCCAGGATTCCGCCCtttgtggggggtggggatgtggaAGACACAGACTTCTAGTCCCAACTCACACAGGACACTGCCTGTGGACACCCGGACGGGGAGACTAGAATCAACCCAGGAGGGGAGCCAGGGGTCCTCCTCTCCTGGGGGCACAGGAAAGCCCAGGAAAGGGCTCAAGATCTACCCCACCTTaccccatccccatccctccccaccccagatcCAGAGCAAGAATCCAACATGGCAGGCCTGGGGCAAGAgaatgcccctccccaccccaagcgCAGGGACACACAAATAGACATGACCCTCTACGTGGACACTGACACAAAGAGCTCACATTGGAACATGGCTTTGCCCCACCCCTTTGCAAGCTCCTGGCACACCCCCAGCTGCCAAGACCCCTTCCCAGGTAGCCCTACTTTAAGTTCCCAGCCAGGAGCTGATCTGGCCTAGGTACCACTTGCACTCCCTCAGGCACAAGGGGCAGGACCCGCTGAAGCTGCCGAGCCCCTCCTGACGGACAGGCAGTCCCCACAGGCACATGCACATTCTCAACAACTCCATGCTGAACTGAGGAAGGCTTCAGGGTCTAGGGGAGGCTCCCtggggagtgggatagggagtcagaggagggaggggatggtCAGAgaaagcttcatttttttttttttttaagtggcattTCTCTTAGATCTTGAAGGACAGGCTGAATTTTAATAGCCAAGGTAGAGGTGGAGGGGATAGGATGAGAATAGGCAAGTGCAGGGTGGTGGGAAAGTGCAAGAGGTGCTGGTGTGGCCAGAGCATAGGGAACACGGAAGGCGGTGAGGGTAAAAAGACAAGCCTTGATTACCAGGACGTAGGCATCAGGGGAGTGATGTGCCCAGAACCAAGCCTGCTGGTGCGGGCCCTGGTCTGATTCATCTGTGTCCCCGATGCCCTGTGCGGGGCTGGGcacggtgggggggtggggggacagtcaAGTTTGCTGAATGAAAGGAGGAGGCAGCCAACCATCTTTGGAAGATGAACTTGCCTGAGTCCCAGGCAGGACCCGACCCTGCAGGCAGACTGGGCGGGGAGGATGGGCATACCTGGGCAGGTGGCTGAATTGTTGCAGGGCCGGGTCTCCCGCAGGGGCCCGCTGCACAGGGTCCCATAGGGGGAGGACACGCAGGAGCGGGTCCGCACCTGCAGGCCCTGCCCACACGTCAGGGAACACACGCTCCACGGGGACCACTCCTCAGCCGCTGGGTCGCCTACGAGAGAGGGACAGCGTCGGCGGCAGGGGGCATCTCCCAAGCACTCAGTCTCATAGGAATCCTCCTACCCTGACCCCAAGTGACAGGCTCTTCAGGAGGCAATCCAGCCCTGCCCACAGGCCTCGCATGGCAGAGAGACACGACTGAGCTCCAGGACATAGACACAGACGGGCACACGCCAAGCACACATGCCACCAGACGCCACAGAGTCGGGCCCCCGCCACAGAGGAAGGGAGGCGGGCCCGAGTTACCTGTCTGCGCCATGTACAGCCCAGGCTCATCTGCAGACCTTGGCCACTGGGTTTTCACCTTCGGTTCCTCTTCCGGCTCCTCACCTGGAACACGGAGGTGGTGGCAGGGGCTCAGCAGAGGCCAGCTCAGTCCCGCCAAGGTGGCACAGAGAGGGCAGCCTTGCTCGCCCTCAGCCAGAGGGTCTGGAACCAACTGCAGGTGACGCTGAAAGAGCATCAcgtcctgccccctgccccaccaccaccattttacagataaggaaactgaggctcagaaggccACACAGGGCTTGCCTACAGCCTCACgactgtcttttcctcttgcCTCAGCCAAACTGGGGGAGACTGGAGAGGAGTGGCCGCTCATATTAATGAGCTCTGGGAGGCTTCTGTGCCAAGTGCTGTCCCTACCTATCTCCTTAACCCTCCCCTGGGAAGTAGGGACCATCACCTCcgtttaaagatgagaaaactgaggcccagagaggggaagtgacttgtccaataTCACACAGCTTGGAAAGCCTCATGTCCAGTCTCTTTCCCCTCACAGGGCTGACCCTAAGGCAGACAAACAGCCAAGGTGAGCAGTTGTGACTACTCTGTAAGCTTGGGACACGACTCATGCCAAGccaggggctgggcctggggcccAGATTCTGCTCCCCAAGCAGCACTGGACTGTGACCCGGAGGCACAGGTCAGAACGCTGCTCCTCTGAGACCTAAGGGCCTGGGGCAGGTGCCTCCATCCAGCAGACCCTACTCCCCACCGCCCTGTGGCCAGCGAGCAGGGGGCGCTCTGGGATCTGCTGCTGCCGCCTCGGCCCCCGCCTCACCGGGCTCTTGGCTGCCCGATTTCTGTGTCTGGTCTAGGCCTCGGAAGCACTGCCAGCTCTGGAGGAGAGGCTGGGAGCTCCCATTCTCCAAAGCCAGGCCCTCCTGCTCAGACGTGAGCTCATCAGGCCCTCTCCCACAGGCTGGGTAGCGGGGATGGTGGCAGACAGGAGTACAGGGGAGAAAGACCCAGCCCACGTAGAGGCTGCTGGGCAGGTGGGATCGGAACAGCATTTTGGGACAGGGCTCAGCCCACGCTGTCCCCAGACTAGAAGGTACTCCTCTCCCCCACTCCCAGGCCCTCTCCTATTTCTGAACACCAGCTCAGCACCGAACAGGCACTCTGTGTTGGAAGGAACCCAAGAAGGCTGTACTCTTCCTGCCCCCTGCCGCCCAGTCCAGGCCCTGCGTCTGAGAGAAAGCTCTTCCTCACCAGGCGTGAAGAGTGGCCACTCTGAGCAAAGCTGCTGTCCAGGGGGCCCTGAGCTGCCACTCAGCCCAGTCTCTGGTCTCATCCACTCCCGGGCCCTTCCCTCCACTTCAGCCACCAGTCCCAGGACCTGATCTTCATCATCCCCGAAACTGCTCCACCATCTCTGAAACCTGCGTCTCCCCAGCCCACAGGACACCTTCAGAGTCAGGCAACCCTGGTCCCAACTGGGGCGTGGACACggaccagctgtgtgaccatgggcaagtgtCTTTGCCTCTCTGACCCTGTTTTCTGACTTCTGTAGAACAATACTCAGA encodes:
- the ADGRB2 gene encoding adhesion G protein-coupled receptor B2 isoform X6, which produces MTPACPLLLSVILSLRLAAAFDPAPSACSALASGVLYGAFSLQDLFPTIASGCSWTLENPDPTKYSLYLRFNRQEQVCAHFAPRLLPLDHYLVNFTCLRPSPDEAEAQAELGRPEEEEEAAGLELCGGSGPFTFLHFDKNFVQLCLSAEPSEAPRLLAPAALAFRFVEVLLINNNNSSQFTCGVLCRWSEECGRAAGRACGFAQPGCSCPGETGASPATTTPPGPPAAHTLSNALVPGGPAPPAEADLHSGSSNDLFTTEMRYGEEPEEEPKVKTQWPRSADEPGLYMAQTGDPAAEEWSPWSVCSLTCGQGLQVRTRSCVSSPYGTLCSGPLRETRPCNNSATCPVHGVWEEWGSWSLCSRSCGRGSRSRMRTCVPPQHGGKACEGPELQTKLCSMAACPVEGQWLEWGPWGPCSMSCANGTQQRSRKCSVAGPAWATCTGALTDTRECGNLECPATDGKWGPWNAWSLCSKTCDTGWQRRFRMCQATGAQGYPCEGTGEEVKPCSEKRCPAFHEMCRDEYVMLMMWKKAAAGEIIYNKCPPNASGSASRRCLLSAQGVAYWGLPSFARCISHEYRYLYLSLREHLAKGQRMLAGEGMSQVVRSLQELLARRTYYSGDLLFSVDILRNVTDTFKRATYVPSADDVQRFFQVVSFMVDAENKDKWDDAQQVSPGSVHLLRVVEDFIHLVGDALKAFQSSLIVTDNLVISIQREPVSAVSSDITFPMRGRRGMKDWVRYSEDRLFLPKEVLSLSSPGKPAASGAAGSLGRGRGPGTVPPGPGHSHQRLLPADPEESSSYFVIGAVLYRTLGLILPPPRPPLAVTSRVMTVTVRPPTQPLAEPLITVELSYIINGTTDPHCASWDYSRADASSGDWDTESCQTLETQAAHTRCQCQHLSTFAVLAQPPKDLTLELAGSPSVPLVIGCAVSCMALLTLLAIYAAFWRFIKSERSIILLNFCLSILASNILILVGQSRVLSKGVCTMTAAFLHFFFLSSFCWVLTEAWQSYLAVIGRMRTRLVRKRFLCLGWGLPALVVAVSVGFTRTKGYGTSSYCWLSLEGGLLYAFVGPAAVIVLVNMLIGIIVFNKLMARDGISDKSKKQRAGSERCPWASLLLPCSACGAVPSPLLSSASARNAMASLWSSCVVLPLLALTWMSAVLAMTDRRSVLFQALFAVFNSAQGFVITAVHCFLRREVQDVVKCQMGVCRADESEDSPDSCKNGQLQILSDFEKDVDLACQTVLFKEVNTCNPSTITGTLSRLSLDEDEEPKSCLVGPEGSLSFSPLPGNLLVPMAASPGLGEPPPPQEANPVYMCGEGGLRQLDLTWLQPAEPGSDGDYMVLPRRTLSLQPGGGGGGGEDAPRARPEGTPRRAAKALGHAEGYPSFLSVDHSGLGLGPAYGSLQNPYGMTFQPPPPTPSARQVPEPGERSRTMPRTVPGSTMKLGSLERKKLRYSDLDFEKVMHTRKRHSELYHELNQKFHTFDRYRSQSTAKREKRWSVSSGGAAERSVSSEKPSPGERPGLSQQRRHQSWSTFKSMTLGSLPPKPRERLALHRAAAWEPTEPPDGDFQTEV
- the ADGRB2 gene encoding adhesion G protein-coupled receptor B2 isoform X1, coding for MQGQGTSRPGGPRPRVGLGSAAQRAPRRRRGKGHRMTPACPLLLSVILSLRLAAAFDPAPSACSALASGVLYGAFSLQDLFPTIASGCSWTLENPDPTKYSLYLRFNRQEQVCAHFAPRLLPLDHYLVNFTCLRPSPDEAEAQAELGRPEEEEEAAGLELCGGSGPFTFLHFDKNFVQLCLSAEPSEAPRLLAPAALAFRFVEVLLINNNNSSQFTCGVLCRWSEECGRAAGRACGFAQPGCSCPGETGASPATTTPPGPPAAHTLSNALVPGGPAPPAEADLHSGSSNDLFTTEMRYGEEPEEEPKVKTQWPRSADEPGLYMAQTGDPAAEEWSPWSVCSLTCGQGLQVRTRSCVSSPYGTLCSGPLRETRPCNNSATCPVHGVWEEWGSWSLCSRSCGRGSRSRMRTCVPPQHGGKACEGPELQTKLCSMAACPVEGQWLEWGPWGPCSMSCANGTQQRSRKCSVAGPAWATCTGALTDTRECGNLECPATDGKWGPWNAWSLCSKTCDTGWQRRFRMCQATGAQGYPCEGTGEEVKPCSEKRCPAFHEMCRDEYVMLMMWKKAAAGEIIYNKCPPNASGSASRRCLLSAQGVAYWGLPSFARCISHEYRYLYLSLREHLAKGQRMLAGEGMSQVVRSLQELLARRTYYSGDLLFSVDILRNVTDTFKRATYVPSADDVQRFFQVVSFMVDAENKDKWDDAQQVSPGSVHLLRVVEDFIHLVGDALKAFQSSLIVTDNLVISIQREPVSAVSSDITFPMRGRRGMKDWVRYSEDRLFLPKEVLSLSSPGKPAASGAAGSLGRGRGPGTVPPGPGHSHQRLLPADPEESSSYFVIGAVLYRTLGLILPPPRPPLAVTSRVMTVTVRPPTQPLAEPLITVELSYIINGTTDPHCASWDYSRADASSGDWDTESCQTLETQAAHTRCQCQHLSTFAVLAQPPKDLTLELAGSPSVPLVIGCAVSCMALLTLLAIYAAFWRFIKSERSIILLNFCLSILASNILILVGQSRVLSKGVCTMTAAFLHFFFLSSFCWVLTEAWQSYLAVIGRMRTRLVRKRFLCLGWGLPALVVAVSVGFTRTKGYGTSSYCWLSLEGGLLYAFVGPAAVIVLVNMLIGIIVFNKLMARDGISDKSKKQRAGSERCPWASLLLPCSACGAVPSPLLSSASARNAMASLWSSCVVLPLLALTWMSAVLAMTDRRSVLFQALFAVFNSAQGFVITAVHCFLRREVQDVVKCQMGVCRADESEDSPDSCKNGQLQILSDFEKDVDLACQTVLFKEVNTCNPSTITGTLSRLSLDEDEEPKSCLVGPEGSLSFSPLPGNLLVPMAASPGLGEPPPPQEANPVYMCGEGGLRQLDLTWLQPAEPGSDGDYMVLPRRTLSLQPGGGGGGGEDAPRARPEGTPRRAAKALGHAEGYPSFLSVDHSGLGLGPAYGSLQNPYGMTFQPPPPTPSARQVPEPGERSRTMPRTVPGSTMKLGSLERKKLRYSDLDFEKVMHTRKRHSELYHELNQKFHTFDRYRSQSTAKREKRWSVSSGGAAERSVSSEKPSPGERPGLSQQRRHQSWSTFKSMTLGSLPPKPRERLALHRAAAWEPTEPPDGDFQTEV